A region from the Bacillus sp. Marseille-P3661 genome encodes:
- a CDS encoding IucA/IucC family C-terminal-domain containing protein produces the protein MKMGHLELFEKVELNQFRMCFDNLSTDHFPTIHATELTDRTKVQLLLNEVKERVGAPTLMVAASLFAKRYSHCIAVPALYAMSKFNKCLKMEIGNIVLVNLNNEDPLWLPKLYLKDQSVYYPNIGENIDWKRDYIKKIFSEHLNTIWNVLAEVGNISKQILWENTALYVYWLYENVLQGESDQQQKNQIDLDFKYLLFEADSSLFGSDNENPLLRFYNAKSNINGIEVRKRKTCCFSYEMAVKGTMCKGCPKKCLSSEYAQ, from the coding sequence ATGAAAATGGGTCACTTAGAATTGTTTGAGAAGGTCGAGTTAAATCAATTTAGAATGTGCTTTGATAATCTGAGCACAGACCACTTTCCCACTATACATGCAACAGAATTAACGGATAGGACGAAGGTGCAGCTGCTTTTAAATGAAGTAAAAGAAAGAGTAGGAGCGCCTACCTTAATGGTCGCTGCTTCACTTTTTGCAAAACGCTATAGTCACTGTATCGCCGTTCCTGCGCTATATGCAATGTCCAAATTTAATAAATGTTTAAAAATGGAGATTGGAAATATTGTTTTAGTAAATCTAAATAATGAAGACCCACTTTGGCTACCTAAGCTTTATTTAAAGGATCAGTCTGTTTATTACCCGAATATTGGTGAGAACATAGATTGGAAACGGGATTATATTAAGAAGATCTTTTCTGAGCATTTAAACACAATTTGGAATGTATTGGCAGAAGTAGGCAATATATCTAAGCAAATCTTGTGGGAAAACACTGCCTTATATGTTTATTGGTTATATGAGAATGTGCTACAAGGGGAATCTGATCAACAGCAGAAAAATCAAATTGACCTAGACTTTAAATATTTATTGTTTGAAGCTGATTCTTCGTTATTTGGCAGTGATAATGAAAATCCTTTATTACGGTTTTATAACGCGAAATCTAATATTAATGGTATAGAGGTTAGAAAAAGGAAAACATGTTGCTTTTCTTATGAAATGGCGGTTAAAGGCACTATGTGTAA